A genomic region of Sporolituus thermophilus DSM 23256 contains the following coding sequences:
- a CDS encoding ABC transporter permease, giving the protein MRRLRALLIKEFIQMKRDRLTFAMMVGLPIIQLLVFGFAINTDVKHLGTVVFDQSLQQEGRDLLTAFTASGYFDIKYVARSYQEVNDLIEQGKAKVGIIIPPDFSDNIKHGRSASVQVIVDASDSMAASSAISTAQLIGQLKSEEILIKRLQSAGAQKPARPYDVRIRPWYNPDFVSAFYMVPGILGVVLTMTMVMITAMAIVRERERGTLEQLIVTPLRPHELMLGKIIPYVFVGYAQVTLALAVGIVVFDLPVRGSIGLLYGLTSLFIVASLALGILISTMATNQMQAMQMSFFIFLPSILLSGFMFPREAMPEFFRLLSNLIPLTYYLEIMRGIILKGIGLHFLWTQVAALTAFIFAALTASIIKFQKKLA; this is encoded by the coding sequence ATGAGGCGACTTAGGGCGCTGCTTATCAAAGAATTTATCCAAATGAAACGGGACCGCCTGACGTTTGCGATGATGGTAGGGCTGCCGATTATCCAGCTGCTGGTATTCGGTTTTGCCATCAACACCGACGTCAAGCACCTCGGCACCGTTGTTTTCGATCAGTCGCTGCAGCAAGAAGGCCGTGACTTGTTAACCGCATTTACGGCAAGCGGTTATTTCGACATTAAGTATGTCGCGCGCAGTTACCAGGAAGTGAACGATCTGATCGAACAGGGCAAAGCAAAAGTCGGCATCATCATCCCTCCGGATTTTAGCGATAACATTAAGCACGGCCGCAGCGCTTCGGTTCAGGTCATTGTCGACGCCTCCGATTCGATGGCTGCTTCCTCGGCCATCAGTACGGCGCAGTTAATTGGCCAGCTCAAGTCAGAAGAAATTTTGATCAAACGTTTGCAGAGCGCCGGCGCCCAAAAACCTGCTCGCCCATATGACGTCCGCATCCGCCCCTGGTACAATCCCGACTTCGTTTCGGCTTTTTATATGGTGCCGGGAATACTTGGCGTTGTTCTTACCATGACTATGGTGATGATTACGGCGATGGCCATCGTGCGGGAGCGGGAACGCGGGACATTAGAACAGCTCATTGTTACGCCCCTTCGGCCGCACGAACTCATGCTGGGCAAAATCATTCCCTATGTTTTTGTGGGCTATGCTCAAGTTACCCTTGCTTTGGCTGTGGGCATCGTGGTTTTCGACCTGCCGGTGCGCGGCAGCATCGGATTGCTGTATGGCCTCACTTCGCTGTTTATCGTTGCGTCGCTGGCGCTCGGCATTTTAATCTCAACGATGGCTACAAACCAGATGCAGGCCATGCAAATGTCTTTCTTCATCTTTCTGCCGAGCATTCTGCTCTCCGGCTTTATGTTTCCCCGGGAGGCCATGCCGGAGTTTTTTCGCTTGCTCAGTAACTTGATCCCCTTGACATATTATTTGGAAATTATGCGGGGAATTATTTTGAAGGGCATAGGTTTGCATTTTCTTTGGACGCAGGTCGCGGCGTTGACGGCGTTCATATTTGCCGCTCTTACGGCAAGTATAATAAAATTCCAGAAAAAGCTGGCATAG
- a CDS encoding HlyD family secretion protein, which yields MNKRLIAGAVVFLLFTAAAGYKLFSAKEDGITATGTIEVTRVDIMPKVSGYLAGLSINAGDYVKAGDTVARISRPDLEAQVLRDEAALVKAQVQLSDLEKGSRRQELEEAAASLASARSVFAKAKADLERYTSLYNSGAISAQQLDAARSAYDVAYNSLLAAQSRQSLLEEGYRPDVIEAQRLEVTRAQAILDASKAMLADTIVTSPLTGLVLSKNFENGEYVNPGSPIATIADLNDCWIKIYVSSAQLGLIKVGQPAAVKIDAYPDRTFTGHIKEIGQNAEFTPRQSITQRERANMVFAVKVKIDNAEGLLKPGMPADVILK from the coding sequence ATGAATAAACGGCTCATTGCCGGCGCAGTCGTGTTTCTGCTGTTTACCGCCGCGGCGGGCTACAAGCTCTTTTCGGCAAAGGAAGACGGTATTACGGCCACTGGGACCATCGAAGTTACACGGGTCGACATCATGCCGAAAGTAAGCGGTTACCTTGCCGGCCTTAGCATCAATGCCGGGGATTATGTGAAAGCGGGCGATACGGTGGCCCGGATTTCCCGTCCTGACCTGGAAGCGCAGGTGCTGCGGGATGAAGCCGCGTTAGTCAAAGCCCAGGTCCAGTTAAGCGACCTGGAAAAAGGGTCTCGCCGCCAGGAGCTTGAGGAGGCGGCCGCCAGCCTTGCATCCGCCCGGTCGGTGTTCGCCAAAGCCAAGGCCGATCTGGAGCGGTATACTTCGCTGTATAATAGCGGCGCTATTTCCGCCCAGCAACTGGATGCGGCCCGGTCTGCCTATGACGTGGCCTATAATTCGCTGCTTGCCGCCCAGTCCCGCCAGAGCCTGCTGGAAGAAGGCTATCGTCCGGACGTAATCGAAGCGCAGCGCCTGGAAGTGACCCGCGCCCAAGCTATCCTGGACGCCAGTAAGGCAATGCTTGCCGATACTATTGTGACCAGCCCGCTTACCGGTCTGGTTCTCAGCAAAAATTTTGAAAACGGTGAGTACGTTAATCCCGGTTCGCCCATTGCTACCATCGCCGACCTTAATGATTGTTGGATAAAGATCTATGTATCTTCGGCGCAATTAGGACTGATCAAAGTCGGTCAGCCGGCCGCCGTAAAAATTGACGCCTATCCGGACCGAACCTTTACCGGACATATTAAAGAGATCGGTCAGAACGCCGAATTTACCCCCCGCCAGAGCATAACCCAGCGGGAACGGGCCAACATGGTGTTTGCCGTAAAAGTAAAGATCGATAATGCCGAAGGCCTGCTCAAGCCCGGGATGCCGGCCGACGTAATACTCAAATGA
- a CDS encoding ABC transporter ATP-binding protein has translation MIAVAANRLTRKFGDFTAVNAVSFKIRQGTIYGFLGPNGSGKSTTIRMLCGIIEPTAGSGSILGLDIKRDAELIKSHIGYMSQKFSLYDDLTVQENLAFYAGLYSLPAKLARQRIDEMLDMAGLRDRRNELAANLSGGWKQRLALGCAILHKPPILFLDEPTGGVDPKSRRMFWDIIYNLAAAGTTIMVTTHFMDEAEHCDAIGFIFEGNLIADDSPDNLKKTIPGLLLEIPHEDPMALLEAIAASKAPVIDSYPYGTAVHLLVDKEHLPHFARFNYTIIPPSLEDVFVYYVKSHRKELVA, from the coding sequence ATGATTGCGGTCGCGGCCAACCGGCTTACGCGTAAGTTCGGCGATTTTACCGCCGTCAATGCGGTCAGTTTCAAAATAAGGCAAGGGACAATTTACGGTTTCCTCGGCCCCAACGGTTCGGGCAAATCGACCACTATCCGCATGCTGTGCGGCATCATTGAACCGACGGCAGGATCGGGTTCGATCCTTGGTCTTGATATAAAGCGGGACGCGGAACTGATTAAAAGTCACATTGGTTACATGTCCCAAAAATTCAGCCTGTACGACGATCTTACCGTGCAGGAAAACCTGGCTTTTTACGCCGGCCTGTACAGTCTTCCGGCCAAGCTGGCCCGGCAGCGCATTGACGAAATGCTGGATATGGCCGGCCTGCGTGATCGGCGCAACGAACTGGCCGCCAACCTCTCAGGCGGATGGAAGCAGCGCCTGGCGCTGGGCTGCGCCATTTTGCACAAACCGCCTATCCTGTTTCTGGACGAACCGACGGGCGGCGTTGACCCCAAATCCCGCCGCATGTTCTGGGACATTATTTACAACCTGGCGGCTGCAGGAACTACTATCATGGTGACGACGCATTTTATGGACGAAGCGGAACATTGCGACGCCATCGGCTTTATTTTTGAAGGTAACTTAATCGCCGATGACAGTCCCGATAATCTGAAAAAAACCATTCCCGGACTGCTCCTGGAAATACCGCATGAAGACCCTATGGCCCTGCTTGAAGCGATTGCCGCCAGCAAGGCGCCGGTGATCGACAGCTATCCCTATGGGACGGCCGTGCACCTGCTGGTCGATAAAGAGCATCTGCCACATTTTGCCCGGTTTAACTATACGATTATTCCGCCTTCGCTGGAAGACGTATTTGTATATTACGTAAAATCGCACCGCAAGGAGTTGGTGGCATGA
- a CDS encoding CerR family C-terminal domain-containing protein: protein MEKATPAKLIEVATALFAEKGFAAVSIREVAKAAGVNSALIAYYFGNKEGLYRELLETHFSRMADGIAAIAAENLPPHERIIRFANFLLQLHHENPRLIRLATREITNPSSCFETIVKKYIERNYRFLLEAIQEGVATGDFRPDINPGYAALSLAGIINFYFLAQPLVSQLLPPYTAHDREYGRQAIEVYLNGIRRKRHE from the coding sequence ATGGAAAAAGCTACGCCTGCCAAACTGATCGAAGTTGCCACGGCCCTATTTGCCGAAAAAGGCTTTGCCGCCGTTTCGATTCGCGAAGTGGCGAAAGCGGCGGGAGTCAACAGCGCCCTGATCGCTTATTACTTTGGCAATAAGGAGGGGCTTTACCGGGAATTGCTGGAGACTCACTTTTCCCGGATGGCGGACGGCATAGCGGCCATTGCCGCCGAAAACCTGCCGCCGCATGAGCGGATAATCCGCTTTGCCAATTTTTTATTGCAGCTTCACCATGAGAACCCCAGGCTTATCCGCTTGGCTACGCGGGAAATTACCAACCCTTCCTCCTGCTTTGAAACGATTGTAAAAAAGTACATTGAGCGCAACTACCGGTTTCTGCTGGAGGCAATTCAGGAAGGCGTCGCAACCGGCGATTTTCGCCCGGATATTAATCCGGGTTATGCTGCGTTATCCCTTGCCGGTATTATTAATTTTTACTTTCTGGCCCAACCGCTTGTCAGTCAGCTATTGCCTCCCTACACCGCTCATGACCGGGAATACGGGCGACAAGCAATTGAAGTATACCTTAACGGGATAAGGAGGAAGAGACATGAATAA
- a CDS encoding ABC transporter ATP-binding protein translates to MISLENVAKRFGATVAVNNISLRVNQGEIFGLVGPDGAGKTTIIRMLTGVLRPDSGAITVLGSGNIETVKGDIGYVPQKFSLYGDLTVYENIRIIGALYGRTDKEIETLATEVLAFTKLLPFKDRLADNLSGGMKQKLALAAGLIHRPKLFFLDEPTTGVDPVSRREFWHMLYRLNKEGMTIFVSTPYMDEAELCTRVAFVHNGRIVSCASPAELRAQYPYKILELRASRKNLRPYLADMVRDINAFGDKFHLVVDHPLQAVLAVRERLNASGIEILSLKEIPPTLEDVFVELAGEVN, encoded by the coding sequence ATGATCAGCCTGGAAAATGTAGCAAAAAGGTTCGGCGCTACGGTCGCGGTTAATAATATTTCGCTCAGGGTAAACCAGGGGGAAATTTTTGGTCTGGTCGGTCCGGACGGAGCGGGGAAAACAACAATAATCAGGATGCTGACCGGTGTTCTTCGTCCTGATTCCGGCGCCATAACCGTTCTGGGCAGCGGCAACATCGAAACCGTCAAAGGCGATATCGGCTATGTCCCGCAAAAATTCAGCCTGTACGGCGACCTCACGGTTTATGAGAATATTAGGATTATTGGCGCCTTATATGGCAGAACTGATAAAGAAATTGAAACACTGGCGACAGAAGTGTTAGCCTTCACGAAGCTATTGCCGTTTAAAGACAGGTTGGCCGACAACCTGTCGGGCGGGATGAAGCAAAAATTAGCGCTCGCCGCCGGCTTGATCCACCGGCCGAAATTGTTTTTTCTGGACGAACCGACTACCGGTGTTGATCCGGTTTCCCGGCGGGAGTTCTGGCATATGCTCTACCGCTTAAACAAAGAAGGTATGACTATATTTGTTTCCACGCCCTATATGGACGAAGCCGAGCTATGCACCCGCGTTGCGTTCGTGCACAATGGCCGGATTGTTTCCTGTGCTTCTCCGGCTGAGCTGCGGGCGCAATATCCTTATAAAATACTGGAACTTAGGGCGTCACGCAAAAACCTTAGACCATATTTGGCGGATATGGTGAGGGATATTAACGCTTTTGGCGATAAATTCCACCTCGTCGTTGATCATCCCCTGCAGGCCGTTTTAGCTGTGCGGGAGCGGCTTAACGCCTCCGGCATAGAAATCTTATCCTTAAAGGAAATTCCGCCGACGCTTGAAGATGTATTTGTGGAACTGGCGGGTGAGGTGAATTAA